One stretch of Paenibacillus sp. AN1007 DNA includes these proteins:
- a CDS encoding MerR family transcriptional regulator, producing MGDEIRRNMALFPIGIVMKLTDLSARQIRYYEQHSLIVPARTSGNQRLFSFNDVERLLEIKALIEKGVNIAGIKQVMNPVSKESEEATVITPDTEVKRRELSDTQLHRLLKQQLVSGKRPGQVSLIQGELSRFFNKK from the coding sequence ATGGGCGACGAAATTCGCAGAAATATGGCCTTATTCCCAATAGGTATCGTAATGAAGCTTACCGACCTGTCCGCAAGACAGATTCGTTATTATGAGCAGCACAGTCTGATTGTTCCTGCGAGAACTTCAGGTAATCAACGCCTGTTTTCTTTTAACGATGTCGAGCGACTGCTGGAGATTAAAGCCCTGATTGAAAAGGGAGTTAACATTGCAGGCATCAAACAGGTCATGAATCCTGTATCAAAAGAGTCTGAAGAAGCAACGGTAATTACACCGGATACAGAAGTGAAACGCAGGGAGCTGTCGGATACGCAGCTGCACCGTTTACTGAAGCAGCAGCTTGTGTCTGGCAAAAGACCTGGGCAAGTATCTCTCATTCAAGGTGAACTATCTCGTTTTTTCAATAAAAAATAA